In the Chloroflexota bacterium genome, AGATTGCTGCTTAGTATGCACCGAATCGAGTCTGGCGTCAACTTGCGCATTACTCCTGGGTACTCTCCGCACTGAATGAGGCCCAGCAAGCATTGCTGGGCCTCCGGTTCTTATCCCAGACTTAGGATGTGTCCTTGCTTCCTGTTTGACACATTCTCTGCGTTTCGTTATCTTATTATTAGGAGGTGGGAGTGTACGAACGGATTGTGGTCATCGGTGGGGGTCTGGCGGGCAGCGAGGCAGCCTGGCAGGCGGCGCAGCGCGGTGTGCCAGTGATTCTCTACGAGATGCGCCCGGTGGCTATGACCCCGGCGCACCGCACAGACCGATTGGCCGAATTGGTATGCTCCAATTCATTGGGCTCAAACCTCCCCGACCGCGCGCCGGGAATGCTCAAGGCGGAACTGCGAAGGCTGGGCTCGCTCATCCTTTCTTGTGCCGACGCCAACGCTGTCCCTGCTGGCGGCGCGCTGGCTGTGGACCGCGAAGCCTTCGCGGAGTGCGTGACCCAGCGAATTGCCTCCCATCCGCTCATCGAATTGCGCCGCGAAGAGATCACGGCTATTCCTGCCAGCGGCATTGTGGTCGTCGCCACAGGCCCTCTCACTGCCGATGCCCTGGCTGCTGATATTGCCCGGCTGTCTGGCCAGGAACACCTCTATTTCTACGATGCAATGGCTCCCATCGTCACTTTGGAATCTATCAACATGGATCGCGCCTTCCGCGCCAGCCGGTACGGGCGGGGGGAAGAGGATTACATCAACTGCCCTATGACCGCTGAGGAGTACTACGCCTTTGTGGATGCACTCCTCGCTGCCGAGACCATCCCTTTGCGCGACTTCGAACGCGAGGACGCGCGCTTCTTCGAGGCTTGTTTGCCCGTAGAGGTGATCGCCCGACGCGGCCGCGACGCTCTGGCCTTCGGCCCGCTCAAGCCCGTCGGCTTGACCGACCCCCACACTGGTCGCCGCCCCTACGCGGTGGTCCAACTGCGGCAGGATAACCTGGCCGGGACGCTGTACAACCTGGTGGGCTTTCAGACCAACTTGAAGTACGGCGAGCAGAAGCGAGTGTTCTCTATGATCCCAGGACTCGAACATGCAGAATTCGTGCGCTACGGGCAAATGCACCGCAACACGTTCATCAATGGCCCCGCTCTCCTGCGGCCGACCATGCAATTTCGGGGCCGCGACACGTTATTCTTCGGGGGGCAGATCACAGGCACCGAGGGTTATGTGGGCTCGACGGCCAGCGGGCTTGTCGCTGGCATCAACGCGGCGCGGCTGGCACAAGGGCTGGAACCGCTCGTTTTCCCGCCCACGACGATGATCGGCGCGCTATGTCACTATGTGTCTTCGGCAGGAGAAGTGAACTTCCAACCTATGAAGCCCAACTTCGGCCTTCTGCCGCCATTGGAGGGCCGAGTGCGGGGTAAGCGGCAGCGGTACGCTGGCTACGTGGCGCGAGGCATGAGGGACTTGGAGATGTTTCTGAGAGAAGCGGGTGGTGCATTTGACCACTGCACTGTTCTGCGTTAGAGTGAGGACTGCAGGGCACTGTTCCAGCCGAAGCCCTTCGCATAGCCACATTTAGCGTAGACGAATTCAGAGATCGTTTCGGGAAAAGGAGCTTGCACTATACGAATGCGATATTTATGGGTGGCGCTGCTCTCATTGCTGCTGGCTGTGGCCTCCTGTGGGCCGATGAGCAACGCGGAGAGCGGCGAATTCGATGGTCAGCGTGCTTACCAAGATATACTGGCTCAGTGTGAATTTGGCCCGCGTCCGCCAGGCTCGCTGGCCCTGCAGGAGACTGGCAATTACATCATTGCCTCGCTCACCAAGGTAGGCTGGGAGGTCGAAACCCAGGAGTTCGAGTTACGGGGCGTGCCATTGCGAAACATCATCGCCAGGAAGGGCACTGGTCCCGTGGTGATCCTGGGAGCGCACTATGATACCCGCCCCTACGCCGACAACGACGCGGTAAACAAAAACCAATCCATCTTGGGCGCGAACGATGGTGCCAGTGGAGTGGCCGTTTTACTGGAACTCGCCCGCGTGCTGGACATAGAAAAGACCCGCTACCAAGTGTGGCTGGCTTTCTTCGATGCCGAGGACAGCGGCAATCTTAACGGCTGGCCCTGGTCTGTCGGCGCGACACACATGGCGGAGACTTTGACTGTGCCCGTCGAGTTCGTGGTCGTGGTGGATATGGTCGGCGACGCCGACCAGCAGATCTGTCGTGAACAGTACTCCGATGTAGCGCTGCAGGATCGCATTTTCAGAATCGCCGCCGATTTGGGTTATGAGCAGTATTTCATTTCCAAGTGTATGCTGGGCGTCATTGACGATCACTGGCCTTTCTTGATGAAGGGCATCCCCGCTGTGGATCTGATTGACTTCCAGTATCCATACTGGCACGCGAGTCAAGATACGGCTGACAAGGTGAGCCCAGATAGCCTTGAGCGCGTGGGCCGGACATTGGAGGTCCTGTTAGAAGAAAATGAAAAGTAAAGTGAGGGAGGAGTAGATCAAAATCGTATGAAAGCAGCCAACCGTATCACCAGTCTACCTACCTACATCTTCGCTGAATCCGGACGCCGGATCGCCGAACTACAGGCAAGGGGTGTGGACGTCATCAATTTAGGCATTGGTAGCCCTGACCTGCCGCCGCCCCGGCACATCATTGATGCGCTGTACCAGGCAGCCCTGAAGCCCGACAACCATGGCTACGCTGGCTACTATGGCATACCTGCCTTGCGCCAGGCAATCGTCGCCTACTACCAGCGCCGCTTTGGGGTGGAACTCGACCCCGACAAAGAGGTGGTAGTGCTCATCGGATCAAAAGAGGGCTTGGCCAACATCTCCCAGGCCTTTGTGGATCCTGGCGACCTGGCGTTGATCCCCGACCCAGGCTACCCGACCTACCGGCTAGGGATGTGCCTGGCGAACGGTGATGTAGCCTATATGCCACTTGTGGAAACAAATGATTTCCTGCCCGACTTCAAGATGATACCAGTGGAGATAGCCCGTCGGGCGCGCATTTTGTTCATAAACTATCCCAATAACCCAACAGGCGCGGTAGCCGATCTGGCTTTCTTCGA is a window encoding:
- a CDS encoding M28 family peptidase, coding for MRYLWVALLSLLLAVASCGPMSNAESGEFDGQRAYQDILAQCEFGPRPPGSLALQETGNYIIASLTKVGWEVETQEFELRGVPLRNIIARKGTGPVVILGAHYDTRPYADNDAVNKNQSILGANDGASGVAVLLELARVLDIEKTRYQVWLAFFDAEDSGNLNGWPWSVGATHMAETLTVPVEFVVVVDMVGDADQQICREQYSDVALQDRIFRIAADLGYEQYFISKCMLGVIDDHWPFLMKGIPAVDLIDFQYPYWHASQDTADKVSPDSLERVGRTLEVLLEENEK
- the trmFO gene encoding FADH(2)-oxidizing methylenetetrahydrofolate--tRNA-(uracil(54)-C(5))-methyltransferase TrmFO, with product MYERIVVIGGGLAGSEAAWQAAQRGVPVILYEMRPVAMTPAHRTDRLAELVCSNSLGSNLPDRAPGMLKAELRRLGSLILSCADANAVPAGGALAVDREAFAECVTQRIASHPLIELRREEITAIPASGIVVVATGPLTADALAADIARLSGQEHLYFYDAMAPIVTLESINMDRAFRASRYGRGEEDYINCPMTAEEYYAFVDALLAAETIPLRDFEREDARFFEACLPVEVIARRGRDALAFGPLKPVGLTDPHTGRRPYAVVQLRQDNLAGTLYNLVGFQTNLKYGEQKRVFSMIPGLEHAEFVRYGQMHRNTFINGPALLRPTMQFRGRDTLFFGGQITGTEGYVGSTASGLVAGINAARLAQGLEPLVFPPTTMIGALCHYVSSAGEVNFQPMKPNFGLLPPLEGRVRGKRQRYAGYVARGMRDLEMFLREAGGAFDHCTVLR